AGAAAGTTCATTTGCCAAGTTTTCAAAATGGTAAAGGAGAGGACCTATAGTACAAAGACACAATGgaaatagctattaaaaaaaaggcaaaatttttctttttttttttttttaaatcagaagtaCATACCTAAAGTGTTAAGAATGCTAATATCCAGGCCCACAACATtcaaatacagacaaaaaaaatacatatttctatcactcaaatatgatttttataattaatttcagTCTAGCATCACTGCTCTCTCTACAGAATAGGAGGCAGGACATGCTGTGGGCTATTCAAGAGCTATGTTCACATTCTGTGACTGCCCAGGACTGGTGCAGTGACTGACTGACCAATTGCTACTATACAAAATGTTTAATGCCCAAGTTTGGTCTGCCTTTCCCTTACCATGGCAAAAGTTTTAAGTCTCTCATGCCTTATTCTACTTACAAGCATAGTACAAATTAGAcaacagataaagaaaaataagaaggatGTATTAACAGACAGAATAAGGTCTATTTTCTTAGAAGACCAGCAAAAAGAATACAGGACACTACATTTGTCAAACTTAAATGTGTGACACATGAATGTGAACCCTGGCACTGGGCAGCTTTGCTTCTCTATTAAGAAACAAACAATCACATGGTGTTAACATGATTAGAACTAACACGCATCTGGACATATTCTGAACAGGCCTGAGATAACTTGAAAGCCCTAGCTCTGCAGGGTTTTCAGCACAGATGCTTTCATCCCCACAACTCTTTTCAGGTACTAGGTGCCTAGTATGTGAGGAAACAGAAGTCGACTTTGTAGAAAAAAAGACTGGTCACACTTACCTACATTTATCCATATTCCTCCAGGCTTTAGTATTTTCCATATTGTATCAATATAATCAATAACATTATGTGCTGTATCTATAAAGAAGCAAGTTGCTATGCAGTCCCATGCATCTGCACAAAAAGAACATATTGTACAGATATTAGTTTCAATGTTTTTCCCCcataaaaatgtatcatttaacACCGATATTTATTTTACACTCAGGATTTACTTCAATCAACAATAAGACTTGAAGACTTCTCATGTTTACCAGAAACTAAATGCAAAACATTGTTTTACATAAATGATGGACAGTTAAGTTTGGGTTTGTGGGgtctatattttgaaaaaatctaaaatattaatgcatacatatagatatgtattttatgaaataattatttgcatATCTTATATAAAACAAATTgcttatatattataatatatcaAGGCCCAAATGTGCTAATACTCACCTGTTCCATGAACTTCATTACCAcaactgttaaaaatagaaatgcaaaaataccCAGCAGCTTTGGGACTCTCCAGTTATGTTAAAACCTAGAACAATACAAGTCTGTACACTAAAGTGTACTTTTACAACCCAcgtaactttaaaatattttatccagtATCTGAATGTTTCTCCAATTGTTTTTCACTAGTGTATTTAACAAGCAAGATCTTTCAAGAACTACCTTTTAAAGTATGAGTCTGTTTTTGTATAAACATGCATCTCTGAAATTGTAAaagtttaatttctgtaaattttggggaaaaaaaaatttaatatatcACCAGCATCAGATATCCTAACAAGACAGAATctgcagaaaattaattatataagGAAGGCATCTTACAAGAAAATATCTGGAAGCCTAGCTGCACAAAAAAGGGGCAGATCAAAAGCTAGTTATTTTTCATCAGAATAAAATATGGGTCCAACAAGGACAGAGATGTGGAACTGGAAAACAGAAGTCCTTGGTGATAATCCAATActatgtgaggaaaaaaaaaaaaattagtgaccTCTAAATAGGCATActtcatgtttcttttatttgctctACTAGGACCTGATGTTAAATATTAGactaaataactaaataaatattaaCCTGGTGTTTAATATTAGActacatatgaaagaaaaaagctggatAAGTGCTATTCTTCGATCAAAGAATAAATGTGTAATTGGTATGTGCTAAACAAGGTCATCTGCAGATTAATTCAACATTAGGTTAGTCATACAAAGACTACTTTATAGCTGCAGTAAAGATAGCACGATTAATCTGATATCACCAGGAAAAGTAAGGGTATTTGTACTGATGGGAAGTCTCAATCTTTAATTATCATCATCCCCATAATGTGCCCCTGAAATACTTGCTACTGACATTCAATAAGcatatatttgtttcatttatagTTAACTACTATCAAaaaagtttgctttgcttttacaacagaaaattaacaaaaaaaaaaatacttttccactaaaaaaagaatgcattaaTTACATTGTTCACTTCCTtaacatcacttaaaaaaaaaaaaatcaaataaacctTTCCCTAACTTTGCCATATTGTCTTTATTCTAAAAGAGACTACTGCAACAAAGATCTGTTAGGCAAGTAGCTAGCTACAGCAAATATATTATCtttatgttggggtttttctctttagttattaaaaaaaaaaaagctgatttgtaATAAGAAAATCTTGCTATAGTTGGTACTTTTTTGCTTAATGATTACAGATACAGTTCCAGTCTAGTAATGTTATGAGACAATAAGAAATGATTACAAATAAAGATAGTCACATGGAAAgactaaatatttgcatttactcACTACACTCAGAGTAAATTTCTTGAAAATCTCCTGCTGTCATAGAGAAGTTCGAACCAGAAGGAAGACTGTGAGGGTCAACATCAGGGAAATAAATTGGTCGTATCTGATCAGCAGATCTTCTGTTATTGCTAAACTGATGAATCCAGGGATAAAGCTTACATGAGTTAATTTCAGAGCATCTGCAAAACATGGAAGTCAGAACAATTCAGTTTCGATTAACTGTTTATGTATTATCTACAATGTAGGTGTCGAATATAGTGCGATACATAAAAAGACTTTCACCAACATCCACTGTTTTATTGATAAAGTTAATGCTAAAGCTAGAACTTTTCTAGGGGACTTACCAAACCTGATTCTTTCTGTGGGATGGATGAAATCTGTGATTCAGTATATCCAGAAAAGCTAAGCCTTTTGGGgttgtctttgtttgttttatttaaaaaaaagaaacaatagtCCCATGCTTGTCTTATATTTCCTTGGGAATATTTGTTCTCATTCTAGActcttctgcctttcctgaaccaTAATCACAGGGGTTttgaagcacagcaaaacaaaagcatttttcagatgcaaaatgaaatgatgcatttaaatttcaaaatattaataaatttcaCCTTTTCACAAAGCACAGTAGCTTTTCACTAGATGTCATTTTAAGTTAATAACATCTGGAGTACTGCAATTATGctaagcaaacatttttatttatttgtggatTGATATGATCAACTAAGTGAACGCTTACTCTAAGAAGTGATGAAAATAGGATTAAAGTATAAAAAGCTTTTCCCAGTCCTGCAAacaatttgtaatttaaaacaaaaccccacacaaccaccccccccaaaaaaaaccaaaccaaaacccaattTTCTCTCCTATGCAACACCACCAAATTCTGCAGTCAAGCCCACTTACTAAAGCTATGTTACACATACATAACTAGATATTCGAAGATAACAGATGATGTGCATTTTATGAGACAGATGTTGTCaacaagcactttttaaaatgtaagcagTCTACCAGGTTATAGAAAATGCACTCTTGGCTCGTGGATAGAAAGCACCTGAGGTAAAGtttctgaaataaacatttttaccATCTCCATGTAGTATTTACTTttctcagtaaaaacaaaaatgaactgtATTTGAACAGTATACCAAGTTCATCAACTGTCTCCATATATAATGGATATATAAATATCAATCAGATATAtgcaattaaagaaaacaagcaggGAAATAACCCTGACAACATAGGCCTTGTTTCCTTCAAGCAAGACGTCTATTTTGGCtgacttaacaaaaaaaaaaagttaatctatCAAATGTTAACTATTTCAGCATTCTTTGTGCACTCACAGTCAATTTGTATTATCCTCAgaacatttctgtaaaacaatgaaattttcagaagagcaaggCAAAGAAACTAAGAGACCAGAGTAGATAACAAAGGAAATCTTTTCTGAGCTATAAGGGAACACACACCTTCCAgtacttttcttctcatttttgaGCGTAATATATACATGTAGACTTCAACAGTTCCAGCAGCAATTCCCTATTTAATATAAAAGGCCAAAGCCTCTCCATATTCAAACTTGAAAACCTCCCCTTTCCAGCTTTGATAATTTAGATCTCAAACTGCAGTCCTTTACAGCTACAATCCTTCCAATGAGAAATATAGGTAGGGAGTTAAAGTTGTTAAATAGTAGAGTGTGAGGCACTTCTTTCCAATAGGTACAGTACATATATCGGGTAACGCTCAGTCTGAAAAGGTAATTCTAGAAAAGATGATTAGGTCAAATCTTACTTTTGACCAATCAAGAAACCTTCTCAAGGTATCAAGATTTATCTACAAAGATGCTTTTTTAGGAAAGTAAAGGTTAGCCAACTGTCAGTGTGAATCCTACTTGTatgaattaaagcattttaaaccACCCCTACTCTCATTTTGGTGCAAAGCGATTTGGTATTACTCCAACTGAACTTTCTCAAATATTCATAAGTGCTGCTTCTACTGAAGGGCTGTTAGACTGAGGCTACCGAATCTGCTCTGAATCTCCAACTGCAAAACACAGCAAGTCAGCAATCAGCTGTGCACTAGATCAATCCTGGTGCACAGTGGAGAAGTGAGACCATGTAAAATCTGGTGTCTCCTCCACTTAGATACCACCCTGGTGTCTCCCCTCCCATCAGATGTCAAAGGGATGCAATGTGTCCTTGGGACTTTAGGCCACCTGAAAATTTTGGTATGCTTTCCAGAGGCGGAAGGACTGATTATACTTCTTACAGTTTTTGTTCTTCCAAAAAACATGTAAGAAGCATGTCTGCATATCACCAGTGATCACCTCTGCCATCTGTCATTATATCCAAGACTCatctaaacacaagaaaaacataCCAGGTATATAAAGAAccttatccattaaaaaaaaaaaaaaaaaaaaaaaggagcttccTTAATGGAATAATGCACTTTAACCAATATagtttttcaaagctgtgttgattaatttcaaatattcatAGCAACCATAATTATGCCTTGATGCACTTCTGTGTTCATGACATACTGAACTATGACATTTTACCCACAATAACAATGGTTCTCAATTTAAGAGTTGTTGGTTTTACACATATTAAAACCCAGCAGGTATCACTTTGTATACAGAAGATTTAAGTCACTATACCAAATCTAGAAGGCCCACTGGAGTAGTAGACTTGATATTCAAGATTgacctttgtttatttttaagatgacaAAGTACTGAGAAAGAATGCAGATCCAAACTATAAGCATACAATAGCAAAACCCTCATGCCACtatcaactgaaaataaaaattaattcggAATCATGTCATGCTGTTTAAATGgtaaaattaagaataattttcaaaaagttatttcatatttaactttaaaaaaattaaatcacccccccccccccccccccatcaataAATAAACTAGGCACCAACTCGGTCCCCTTTCTGGATAAattaaggaaagaggaaaggaactaTAGCTAAACACTTATTTGCAAAATCCTTCTTTCTTACCATATTCTTCCTTAACTAGTATCTTCAGCTCATATTGTTGTTTCTTCCAGTTCCAGGAAGGCAAACGTCAATTTCAGAAGGCTAACTGGGAACAGTCACTTAAGACTAAAATGATAGATCTCAAAAGTCCCTAAAACCTTCTTAATAGACATCCCAAGGTTAAATCCGACAGAAAGGAATGCCTGCACCTCAACTGAACTGACTGAAATTCAAAGTCAAGTTAGCAGTTATCTGTATTGTCTTCCATGCTAGTAACAAAACTTGTAATCGATAACTTGCCCAGGAAAGATGAAGGTTACAGCAGCTGAGCAACACTCAATTTCACTGTCTAAAATTAAATACTGTTAGCAAACATAACACATATACCTCTTTgctaaatacattttatactaATAGGAAACACCACATGAACATTAGATGCTAAGAATTCTGGAGTATTAGAGTAAGCTAAGCATGAATTTTCAGGAGAATTCCACATATGGGCCAAAGACTCCATATGTAAGGAAGACAAAAAACAGTTAACATTCTGGTTTCAACCAACATGACAGCTAACCAGTGCATCCAAATAGGGGAACTAAATAATTTTATACTGCTCCGAATCATTTCAAAAATTCTAAAGAATGTAAGAGCCAGTAGGGCTGTATAGctagggataaaaaaaaaaaaaacacacaaaaaaaccccacatgaccACCTCCTCCTTTCAGTTGCTGCAAGGCATTACATCAACTCAACTGTAACATGCAATTTCATCACCAGATGATAATAATTTATGAATAATGTaaggaaagagcaaataaatCTATAGCAAATATCTATTATAGTGACCACTACTGTCTTAAGCAGACATGCAGCAGCCATAAGAAACAATGTCTTCCCCTTGGTCTGTATTTGCATGGTAAGCAATAACAGATTTGGGATCATCTTTCTGTTCCCATGCCTAGCATAAGGGAATAACAGTCCACAAACAGAGCTCCAAAACACCACGATAATAGAGTATAAGCCAATATTTTAGGTGTTTTCAAAGGCATATCATTTCATACTTGCCCACCCATAATCTTCTCATCCTCATTCTTACAAGAACAATTACATTTTACTACCTTCTTCCTTCTAAGTTGTGAGACCAATAATTTCCAGTACAAGTGACAGAACACCACATACAAAAATGTCACTCTAAATTAAACCTATACAGTGAAATTTGTGTTATTGCCCTACATTCAAATTTAGTACTACAGTTTAATTGTAGAACTATCATATTATTTTAACTATTACTCAAGTGACAGAACTTGCTTAGGAAGTGGTGCAGCATGTTTTGTTGGTTGCTTTTAATGTAGAAACAGTACCTTAAATTTTAGTATGGAatataacattttcattaatagGTTTCCTCTGTTACTAATCACCATCACTAAGTATCATACATATCTTAATTAAGCCATATTTGATACCCGAGATAGATGtgcattttacagaaatacatttgaaataaaaatcgTAAAACCTATTCAAAATTAtgcaggaagtctgtggcagagcccagaaATCTCAAGTCTCGTAACTTAAAAGCCATGCTTGCTACTATAAGCATAATGACTTACCCATTAGACTCAAATACAATGCTTCCTGCTCTAATTATCCCCACtcattttttcatcaaaacacCCTAAAAAGTGGTTGTCTGTTAGGACTTAAAAATCTATTCTTGAGAGCTTTATTTATTcaagtttttcctcatttatacTTTTGCCTCCCTAGTACCTGTAGGTTTCAAACAGCAAGTAAAACATAAGCTATGTACCTGTTGAGTACAAAGTTAGAACAAAAGAGCATAAAGAGGCTCCATTCATTTCCTTGGCAAGCATAACCGAGCATAGCTATTTCCCACGCCAATCTACCTAGCCCAGCACCAGGTACCAGGATATTAACTTTGGAGAAATCCctgcaacaaaacagaaataatagttAAGTCTTTACCATATACCTCTTTAACAAAAACATACTGAGGTCCAGtccaacattttttcccccatatacTTAGATGTTATAATGTACTTCCTGTATgacattactttttaaaagacaaaccaAGCCAGTTCTGATCAGATCACTTAATTGTATaaagaaaaacccacagaaaagacTCAAAATAATATTCACACAGAACAAAAGTACTTACACCTATGTAATCCTTATTCAGAGTACAGtgcataattaagaaaaatatttttctaacaacTTTTATAGTTATCAAGGTAAAATACTCAAGTGATTTGCAGAAAGAATGAACACGATGACATATCACCATTTATTCTTCTATAATGTCCATTGATAACTAGTATTCTAGCAAtcagaaatgcagttttcttacATCATTTTAtactcaataaaaaaaaagtattttgacagCAGAACCACAAAGCAAACATGAGCTCATGAGCAATTCAGATTCTAAAAACTTGAAAATAGTTAACTTTTCAGCAACTGTGggtttttaaatatgctgtttgcAGATTTCACTCAAGCACATAAGCAACATAGGATTTCCTAAACCAAAGTACAGCATAATTCTCTGCCCCTTCACTTCCCATAACTAGACATCAAGTTGAAGACTACAGGAAGACATCCAGCAGTTGTGTGGTTACTGAGAGATTTAAGCCAACCTTTCCCACCTTCCAAGTTGAGCAACTAGTAAATACAAGAACTAAGAATCTCAAAATATTCTCTTCCAGGCAGAATATTCAGGAggtactcaaaagctgtctggacgtTCTGAGGTAAACTTTATTGATGATAAATGTACAAGTCAAAACTTTCCAACTTCAGTCATACATCTCTAAGACTTTAGATCAGTTACTTCTTCCACAACCAAAAGCTTTAAAAgttaacataaaaaaacccaaaccaccccaaaatgtGAACCGCTGAAAGtaataattttaatcttaaacAGAAATATGACCTCTCCTATAGATCTACACTGGAGGTACATcaaataatttgtaatatttaattcatttttacctCATCTAGGGTGCTATTAAGCACTGAAGACCTATTAAAAAAATTGAGGAACAGTTAAAGGGTGAATAAGCCAATTTATGCAGCATTACtgcctttgcaaaatgaaattaagatgCTTCTGTTTCTTGTTTCAAATAGCCTGCTAAAAATGGACAGGTTTTTGAGCATTACTATTTTGCAACCCTCTACAGCTAAGGTGGTCTTCAGCTTTAGCCAGGATAAAACACACTATTGTAATTTAGTGACATTACAGAAGGTTGGAAATAAACAAGGTCtatatctgaaaagaaatgtgatcTTCTTCTAGACaaactgtataaaaaaaataagatggcACTACTACTTCCTATGAAGGATCAATGAGGTAGGAGTAAAAGCAATAATTCTTTAATTACTTCTTGTAAATCTAAATAACTGTATTCaaggaaataattataaaaagttATGCTTTTTAGTTACAGAAGttgaagttttgcttttagaaCAGTGATTTGACCTGTTAGGCACAAGAAATACACTGTATCTTACAAATTAAGCACTTTCTCCAGTTTTTATCTAACTCGTTTGGCTTTCAAAGTCTTATATCAGATATGCAACACATTGCATCGTCCATCTATAAACTAAGAAATAAAGGAGGATTTCGATGAAGTCAAAATTCAAAACCAGTTTTAGAGATGAAGATTACATTTGGTCAAAATCCAGCTGAATATCACATCTTCCAAGAGGCAGTTACCAAGTGTTTATATGTAAACTATCAGatatagaaaggaaagaagctcCATTTCTAGTGCTTTTCCTAGGTAATCTCCTAGCTAGggagatttcttaaaaaaattgttttacctAAATGTGTAAAAACTAAACTTACTGTAGTTTTTTCTACAATTGAAGATTCTTGAATGTGTTGCATCAAACAAAGGAATAgtattaaagttttatttttcagtgtactgcagaaaattaatcttcaaataaaacatcttaaaTGATGCATCCACCTTGAGATAAGTTAgcccaaagcaaaagaaaccaaGCAATCCATCTGACACATCCATTTGACCATATCAAAATCCACGCCACATTCTGCCACCACTAGCAATCCCCACTcatgaaaattaagaaatggCTAATGGAAGGTATTTTCAAATTGCACAAGTGAATTATTAATAATCACTGAGAATGAAGGAAACCCACAATAGCTCCCACACACGGTATTGGATAATTTTCCCATTTAAAGAGTGTCACATTTAAACTGGAATGTACTTTATGATAACCAGGCTGACTAAATGGCAAAAACATTAACTATAGAATTCTTACAGCAATAATTTCTTCCTAGATTCCACTGGTATATTTCTACTTAAAGTTACCTTAAAAACCTGTTGCCTGTTATGGTTTAAACCCCatctggcaactaagcaccacacagctgctcgctcactccccccacagtgggatgggggagagaatcagaagagtaaaagtgagaaaactcgtgggttgagataaagacagtttaatagggaaagcaaaagccacacacacaagcaaagcaaaacaaggaattcattcactccttcccatcggcaggcaggtgttcggccatctccaggaaagcagggctccatcatgcgtaatggttacttgggaagacaaatgccatcactccaaatgtcccccccttcctccttcttcccccagctttatatgctgagcatgacatcatatggtatggaatagccctttggtcagttggggtcagctgtcccagctgtgtcccctcccaacttcttgtgcacccccagcctactcgctggtggggtggtgtgagaagcagaaaaggccttgactctgtgtaagtactgctcagtgataactaaaacatccctgtgttatcaacactgtttccagcacaaatccaaaacacagccccatactagctactgtgaagaaaattaactctatcccagccgaaaccagcacaaaaccccacaacaattACTATTTTGGTAGCGTTTCTTAATAAGCCAATGCAGTTACAAAGGTATGTGCACACATGCAACAGAGTTTTTACAAGACTTGCATTGTATTATCTGTCTGAAATCAAGGCTAAAGTTaagcatttttattataaattttaagTGCAATAAAACTACACTGAGGGTTATGagtcttctttcttcctttccccttccaccAAGGAGGGCAATACTCATACTTGCTGCTGTCATAAGGGCCTTTCCCTTAATCTGCAGAACCCACACTCTGAGTGTCTGCTAACCTGTAAACTTTAACTCACTGAGCACCACTGGGTTAACTCCACAACCTCCTGAAGACTATTACATGAAAAGTTATCATGGACCCTGTTATAtcaaggcacagaaaaaaaaaagtttttatcgTTGGCTTAATTCCATGTCAAGTTTATGATTCTGCTCTTTTCCAATACCTTCTACTAAAAACAAACTTTCtcaattaaataatgaaaaccacAGCATTcagtaatttctgtatttttaaaaccaagcCTTTTCTTACTCCATAAaaacttttgttatttttgtacaACAGTGTATGCCCACATAAAAGTAAGTCTTAAAATACTATTTACCatctttcttttggaaagttCTTTACAATTTCACTAATGATTGGTTGGTAGCAGGAATCTCTCTCAGGCTTCCCCTCTTCACTCCAGTCTCTCACAAATTGTTTCAAAGTTGATTTTAATTTATCCATGTCAAACGTTGAAGCTGGTGTAATCTTCCCTCTTCCCtaattaaagggggaaaaaaaaattaatgaaaaatgcaCCAAGTATCTTTAatcttgaaagacagaaaataaaatagaaacagacaAAAAGTCATGGTATTAGGGCTGTTGGGAGTTTTAATTGACAAAGTACTTACCTCTCACTTCTGGGACCAGGGCTCAAATCCAGCCCTGTTAAATGGATTGAGTTTGGTGGTTCAGCCCCCAAGAGACCAGGGTCCAAATCACAAAACCAACATACAGTATGGCATAACTGAGCACAACTAGTAGTTATTCAGGAAAGGATCAGGACTTCGCTAGTGATGAGACCGAACTGCTCACCATAAGAGGGAGATCCCTCTACGTTACTGATGCAGCATGGAAAACTCACACTAGAGCTGCCCAGAACTGTTCCTAGCCTGCAGATACCAAAAGACTTCAGTTTCCATCACTGACAGTCTTTTAAGTCCGagtgcaggggtttttttgctagatGCCACATAGAAAGGCAGATAAGTAGTGCAAAAATTGCACTAAATTTTACAAATGCTAACATTCAGAATAGTTGGACTACCTAAAATGTAACTAATTTAGGACACCATAACATACAATAACCTACAATAAAATATACAATACCATTTATGGTCTTGTATATAGCCAActgaaaaattaactttaaaatgtaaCCAGGGCAGAGCTAGAAAATCCCAAAGAGTACAGAATTTAGTTTTGAAGTatgaaaaagttcattttaacaTACATCTCCAtattctttgttttcaaacataTGAATGCAGTCATTGACAATAGTCTGTAGTATCTCTTGGTTATGATCAACACACTTCCGAATCTTATCAAGGTGAGGAAGGAATTGAGGAAGAAGACTCTGTTGCTTATCTGGGAGAGATCTAAACTGTCTCTCTGTTCTGTTCACCCGTTCATGCATATTAGttctaagaaggaaaaaaaaaaaaaattaaagtcttcAAATATTTAGCAGCAATACATATTAGAAATACAAAGAATTCACCTCAAAACTACTCCAATTACAACTATCCAATTCTTTCAACTCAGAAAGCGGTCAGACTTTGTAATTCCTTACTAGAGAACAAGTTCTCAAGAATTTTATAGGCAAAATGATTGTTTTAAGCTCTAGTTCCACATTACCACTCTTTTAACAACACATTACAGTTTAAGAAGACCACAGTTTTAcagctccatccccagcctctcATTTCCAGCACAGGTGATCACAACCTCTAATAGATGGATCTACAAAATGATGCAACTTAGTAAACAATCAACCCACAAACCCATAAAAATATCCATATTATTtcacaaatacaatttaaatgGGATAAAACAGCTGAATACCATGGTAACCTTTAGCTACAGAAAAACTGGAATGTGGAATGGAAACAGGGCAGCTGAAAGCAGGCTCCTCAAAATCAATTGCTTCTGAAGGAATCATAACAGTCAAGACCAGACCATGCTGGAGTTTTGGTGGCCCCACTAAGgcattcaattttaaaatttttgc
Above is a genomic segment from Mycteria americana isolate JAX WOST 10 ecotype Jacksonville Zoo and Gardens chromosome Z unlocalized genomic scaffold, USCA_MyAme_1.0 Scaffold_18, whole genome shotgun sequence containing:
- the LOC142402931 gene encoding carnosine N-methyltransferase-like translates to MSVACAVSRKALLSRPRSERDLPTKAMRKGPRRGDEGQQQQQQQQQQQLLPPPPPPWLGECGGGEREAEAMALPSDEWRRQPQESKVLAAATVAREEEERLEREHFRRIINAFRYYGTNMHERVNRTERQFRSLPDKQQSLLPQFLPHLDKIRKCVDHNQEILQTIVNDCIHMFENKEYGDGRGKITPASTFDMDKLKSTLKQFVRDWSEEGKPERDSCYQPIISEIVKNFPKERWDFSKVNILVPGAGLGRLAWEIAMLGYACQGNEWSLFMLFCSNFVLNRCSEINSCKLYPWIHQFSNNRRSADQIRPIYFPDVDPHSLPSGSNFSMTAGDFQEIYSECNAWDCIATCFFIDTAHNVIDYIDTIWKILKPGGIWINVGPLLYHFENLANELSIELSYEDIKNVILQYGFHIEVEKESVSSTYTVNELSMMKYYYECVLFVVRKPE